A genome region from Verrucomicrobiota bacterium includes the following:
- a CDS encoding Brp/Blh family beta-carotene 15,15'-dioxygenase — MDDPLHWIPVFFFLSSFVFFGLPHGAVDHWLYFRGRGIPLTPKSLSLFCAVYFGIFVLFVFLWVLFPAPSAIGFLILTAYHWGEGEYQYEKIQNGNPDTLLAVLRGLMPMALPLVFHSETYRAVLAGAVRKYSYGDVPEFSFFAYPQTGISVVAIVSILLLLHLFRTKTKGSKAEGKRAIAVNLLFFCGFLFLPPLVSVGLYFMFWHSIRHIRVACKAIASPVYDETSGVSWLHFYWIAAPFTLLSILFLTILLYSQNPPTLSAQVILGDYLLLLWALTWPHCIVCHISLNTFLDVGKKGV; from the coding sequence ATGGACGATCCCCTTCACTGGATTCCGGTCTTCTTCTTCCTCTCCAGCTTTGTTTTCTTCGGACTGCCACACGGGGCAGTCGATCACTGGTTGTATTTTCGGGGTCGCGGAATTCCTCTGACCCCAAAATCGCTCTCTCTCTTCTGCGCCGTCTATTTTGGTATTTTCGTTCTTTTTGTCTTCCTTTGGGTTCTCTTTCCCGCTCCCTCTGCAATCGGATTTCTGATCTTAACTGCTTACCATTGGGGGGAAGGCGAATACCAATACGAGAAGATCCAAAACGGTAATCCAGATACCTTGCTTGCCGTTCTCCGCGGACTCATGCCCATGGCTCTGCCGCTTGTATTTCACTCTGAAACCTATCGGGCGGTCCTTGCTGGGGCCGTCCGTAAATACTCATACGGAGACGTTCCAGAGTTCTCGTTTTTTGCCTACCCGCAAACAGGGATATCGGTAGTTGCGATCGTCTCGATTCTCCTGCTTCTACACCTTTTTCGGACCAAAACAAAAGGTTCAAAGGCCGAAGGCAAAAGAGCAATCGCAGTAAATCTACTCTTCTTCTGTGGGTTCTTGTTCCTTCCCCCTTTGGTGAGTGTCGGTCTCTACTTTATGTTCTGGCACTCGATTCGCCACATTCGTGTTGCCTGTAAAGCAATCGCAAGCCCGGTCTACGATGAAACCAGTGGCGTTTCATGGCTTCATTTCTACTGGATCGCGGCGCCATTCACACTCCTTTCCATTTTGTTCCTAACCATTCTTCTCTACTCGCAAAATCCTCCCACACTGAGCGCTCAGGTTATTTTGGGAGACTATCTCTTGCTTCTCTGGGCGCTCACCTGGCCTCACTGCATCGTTTGTCATATATCACTCAATACCTTTCTGGATGTGGGGAAAAAGGGGGTTTGA